From a region of the Leptospira kmetyi serovar Malaysia str. Bejo-Iso9 genome:
- a CDS encoding MATE family efflux transporter: MRTLHHLAHTFYRNIRPSLLNSKILKLAVPVVFGMLSQTVVWVTDTMMVGRLGKNSIAAIGIGGIAHFTVLAFLMGFSMGIQVIIARRFGEKNDSEIGKIGITTFYIVIVFGSFLSFGGAAISDWLMNLLNKDDLVRDLSSSYLYYRFLGTVFFFLLFTTRAFTDGLGITTAGLASMIITCFANIFLNWVLIYGNLGFEAMGVTGAAIASSLAGAAGLFAFPFYFYSKHLGKYFKHISWGFSWEHFREILKASTTPALAELLNNISFMIFIEFATVVGTTAVAVTNMLFSTLSLSFLPGYAFGIAATTILGQALGAGKPKLAYHGAFRSAFFAACVMGSMGLLFIFWGKEMLSFYTTDSDLIEEAYSPLVILGVIQIIDAYHMVIACALRGAGLQDFVFRAYTAASYLVFLPSAYFMGIYLKLGSTGLWSGIVAWVIVLATVFLIRFRRKDWVHNAV; encoded by the coding sequence GTGAGAACTCTACATCATTTAGCTCATACCTTTTACAGAAACATTCGTCCGAGTCTTTTGAATTCCAAGATCTTAAAACTCGCGGTGCCGGTCGTGTTCGGAATGCTTAGTCAAACCGTGGTTTGGGTGACCGATACGATGATGGTCGGAAGGCTCGGCAAAAATTCCATCGCCGCGATCGGAATCGGAGGAATCGCGCACTTCACCGTGCTTGCGTTTTTGATGGGATTCTCTATGGGGATTCAGGTAATCATCGCGAGAAGATTCGGAGAAAAGAACGATTCCGAAATCGGAAAGATCGGAATCACGACGTTTTATATCGTGATCGTATTCGGCAGTTTTTTATCTTTCGGCGGAGCCGCGATCAGCGATTGGTTGATGAATCTTCTCAACAAAGACGATCTCGTTCGCGATCTTTCGAGCAGTTATCTGTATTATCGTTTTCTCGGAACCGTATTCTTCTTTTTGCTTTTTACGACGAGAGCGTTTACGGACGGACTTGGAATCACGACCGCAGGTCTTGCGTCCATGATCATAACATGTTTTGCGAATATATTCTTAAACTGGGTTTTGATCTACGGAAATCTTGGTTTTGAAGCGATGGGAGTTACCGGAGCCGCGATCGCTTCTTCTTTGGCGGGAGCCGCGGGTCTGTTTGCGTTTCCGTTTTACTTTTATTCCAAACACCTGGGAAAATATTTTAAACATATCTCCTGGGGTTTTAGTTGGGAACATTTTCGGGAGATCTTAAAGGCAAGCACGACTCCGGCGCTCGCGGAACTGCTCAACAACATTTCCTTTATGATCTTTATCGAATTCGCGACGGTGGTCGGAACTACGGCCGTTGCGGTTACGAATATGTTGTTCAGCACGTTGAGTCTTTCTTTTTTACCGGGTTATGCATTCGGAATCGCGGCGACCACGATTTTAGGACAGGCGCTCGGAGCGGGTAAACCGAAGCTCGCGTATCACGGTGCGTTCCGATCGGCGTTTTTTGCCGCGTGTGTGATGGGAAGTATGGGGCTTCTATTCATCTTTTGGGGAAAGGAGATGTTGTCCTTTTATACGACCGATTCCGATCTGATCGAAGAAGCCTATTCTCCCTTGGTCATCTTGGGTGTGATTCAAATCATAGACGCGTATCATATGGTGATCGCTTGCGCTCTTCGAGGCGCGGGTCTTCAAGACTTCGTGTTCCGCGCTTATACGGCGGCTTCGTATCTTGTGTTTTTACCTTCCGCGTATTTTATGGGAATTTATTTGAAACTGGGTTCCACCGGGTTGTGGTCCGGGATCGTGGCTTGGGTGATCGTGCTCGCGACCGTGTTTCTCATTCGTTTCCGAAGAAAGGATTGGGTTCACAACGCGGTTTGA
- the gmd gene encoding GDP-mannose 4,6-dehydratase has translation MKKALITGITGQDGSYLTEFLLDKGYQVHGIVRRSSMFNRARIEHLRGNSNLVLHYGDLTDSSNLNRILEKVNPDEIYNLAAQSHVGVSFEVPEYTAEADAVGTLRILDAIKQIGVKSRFYQASTSELYGKVQAIPQTETTPFYPRSPYAVAKLYAYWAVVNYREAFGIHASNGILFNHESPRRGEGFVTRKITIGVANLLAKKGGPIQLGNMDAKRDWGYAPDYVEMMWMMLQQPDADDYVVATNETHTVREFVEKSFGFTGVEVRWDGKGDSEKGFDAKTGQLLVEVNPKFYRPTEVDILIGDPAKAKKKLGWEPKVKFEELVKIMTKADCEAVGIKF, from the coding sequence ATGAAAAAAGCGCTCATAACCGGGATCACCGGACAGGACGGATCCTATCTAACCGAATTCTTACTCGATAAGGGATACCAAGTCCATGGGATCGTTAGAAGATCCAGCATGTTCAATCGGGCGAGAATCGAACATCTTCGTGGGAACTCCAACCTCGTGCTTCATTACGGGGATCTAACCGATTCCAGTAACTTAAATCGAATTCTTGAAAAAGTAAATCCGGACGAAATCTACAATCTCGCGGCGCAATCCCACGTGGGAGTTTCCTTTGAAGTTCCGGAATATACCGCAGAAGCCGACGCGGTCGGGACTTTGAGAATCTTAGACGCAATCAAACAAATCGGAGTGAAAAGCCGTTTTTATCAGGCTTCCACATCCGAACTTTACGGAAAAGTGCAGGCGATTCCTCAAACGGAAACGACCCCGTTTTATCCGAGATCTCCTTATGCGGTCGCGAAGTTATACGCGTATTGGGCGGTCGTAAATTATAGAGAAGCGTTCGGAATTCACGCTTCCAACGGAATTCTATTCAACCACGAATCTCCTCGACGCGGGGAAGGATTCGTAACGAGAAAGATCACCATCGGAGTCGCCAATCTTCTCGCGAAAAAAGGCGGACCGATCCAACTCGGAAACATGGACGCTAAACGCGACTGGGGTTACGCTCCGGATTACGTGGAAATGATGTGGATGATGTTGCAACAACCGGACGCGGACGATTACGTGGTTGCGACCAACGAAACTCATACCGTGCGAGAGTTCGTCGAAAAATCCTTTGGGTTCACCGGGGTCGAAGTTCGTTGGGACGGAAAGGGCGATTCCGAAAAGGGATTCGACGCAAAGACCGGACAACTTCTCGTGGAAGTGAATCCTAAGTTTTACCGTCCGACCGAGGTCGACATTTTGATCGGAGATCCCGCAAAGGCGAAGAAAAAACTCGGATGGGAACCGAAGGTCAAGTTCGAAGAACTCGTCAAGATCATGACAAAAGCCGATTGTGAAGCGGTCGGGATTAAGTTTTAA
- a CDS encoding DNA-3-methyladenine glycosylase family protein, protein MPSSDSKSKSDSSQVSSSSASAKSKKPEERDILLKKATDWLRKKDPITKRLIDGVGPCKLQTIGSPYQVLIKSVLGQQLSTKVALTFERRLIALAGGRKIPSPEQILEIPNSKMREIGVSQAKTETIKRVAEAYNDRAITDSKLRKLEDLNVLELLCSLKGVGPWTAEMVLIFALDRWDHFSINDLILRKSVEKHYGISKDNKKEIIQFLKNYSPYRTILSWYLWADVDGGEGWG, encoded by the coding sequence ATGCCCTCTTCCGATTCCAAATCCAAATCCGATTCTTCCCAAGTTTCATCGTCTTCTGCTTCCGCAAAATCGAAAAAGCCGGAAGAGCGCGATATTCTTCTTAAAAAAGCGACCGATTGGCTCCGCAAAAAAGATCCGATCACGAAACGGCTGATCGACGGAGTCGGGCCTTGTAAACTGCAGACGATCGGTTCTCCGTATCAGGTTTTGATCAAATCCGTTTTGGGTCAGCAACTTTCGACGAAGGTCGCTCTTACCTTTGAACGTAGATTGATCGCGCTTGCGGGCGGCAGAAAGATTCCTTCTCCCGAACAGATTCTTGAAATTCCGAATTCTAAGATGAGAGAAATCGGAGTTTCCCAGGCCAAAACCGAAACGATCAAACGTGTCGCGGAAGCGTATAACGATCGTGCGATCACGGATTCTAAACTTCGTAAATTAGAAGATTTGAATGTTTTGGAACTTCTTTGTTCTTTAAAGGGCGTCGGCCCTTGGACCGCGGAGATGGTTTTGATCTTTGCGTTGGATCGTTGGGATCATTTTTCGATCAACGATTTGATTTTACGGAAGTCCGTAGAAAAACACTACGGGATTTCCAAGGATAACAAAAAAGAAATCATTCAATTTTTGAAGAATTATTCCCCGTATCGTACGATTCTTTCCTGGTATCTTTGGGCCGATGTCGACGGCGGCGAGGGATGGGGTTGA
- a CDS encoding cyclic nucleotide-binding domain-containing protein, which yields MSTGIFQIVNFQKGSYIIVEGKKDSPSFFIIREGKVKIGRENPVVGEDPNSVQGPGDFFGVVAAMSQHAQIESAVALTDVSVIEVSYDQFGTLIQRNTPVAMKIIRYFSMKLRQFDQTITRLTFRSAVEEDPNELYNIGENYFNQKNSPHAAYAFQKYLQYLPNGPFATQAKLKLQTMNQPMQAPAIDLTKFNRMYADNEMIFCEHEPGRELYIIQNGKVKITKIVDKNEVLLAVLQNGDIFGEMALLDNKPRSASAIAWGNVQLLAINKANFEGMVKAQPQLATRLITLLSERIWTAYKQLANLMINDPQGRIADTLLTLVEKNRIKIAPKVSYNFEIGTKDLIKMVGLSYPKDENLVLDLLTKNKWIKLDQGKLSCTDLVELEKLVHIYRKKSQMENKLKKRA from the coding sequence ATGTCCACAGGGATCTTCCAAATCGTTAATTTCCAGAAGGGCTCCTACATTATCGTAGAGGGCAAAAAGGATTCTCCTAGCTTCTTTATTATTCGAGAAGGGAAGGTTAAAATCGGTCGCGAAAACCCCGTTGTCGGTGAAGATCCGAATTCGGTTCAAGGTCCGGGGGACTTTTTTGGCGTCGTCGCGGCGATGAGTCAACACGCTCAGATCGAATCCGCAGTGGCACTCACCGACGTTTCTGTGATCGAAGTGAGTTACGATCAATTCGGAACTCTCATTCAAAGAAATACTCCAGTAGCGATGAAAATCATCCGCTACTTCTCCATGAAACTCCGTCAGTTCGACCAGACGATCACTCGTTTGACTTTCCGCTCCGCGGTGGAAGAAGATCCGAACGAACTCTACAACATCGGTGAGAATTACTTCAATCAGAAGAATAGTCCGCACGCCGCTTACGCGTTTCAAAAATATCTTCAGTATCTTCCGAACGGTCCGTTTGCGACCCAAGCCAAGCTGAAACTGCAAACGATGAACCAGCCTATGCAGGCTCCCGCGATCGATCTTACGAAGTTCAACCGTATGTATGCGGACAACGAGATGATCTTTTGCGAGCACGAACCCGGACGCGAACTTTATATCATTCAAAACGGAAAAGTAAAGATTACAAAGATCGTGGATAAGAACGAGGTGTTACTCGCCGTTCTTCAGAATGGAGACATCTTCGGCGAGATGGCGCTTCTCGACAACAAACCGAGATCGGCTTCCGCGATCGCTTGGGGGAACGTTCAACTTCTCGCGATCAACAAAGCGAACTTCGAAGGAATGGTCAAGGCTCAACCTCAGCTGGCGACCCGTTTGATCACTCTTCTTTCGGAAAGGATTTGGACCGCTTATAAACAACTCGCGAACTTGATGATCAACGATCCTCAAGGAAGAATCGCCGATACGTTATTGACTCTTGTTGAAAAGAATAGAATCAAAATCGCTCCTAAGGTTTCGTATAACTTCGAAATCGGAACGAAAGACTTAATCAAAATGGTCGGTCTTTCTTATCCTAAGGACGAGAATTTGGTTTTGGATCTTTTGACTAAAAACAAATGGATCAAACTCGATCAGGGTAAACTGAGTTGTACCGATCTTGTGGAATTGGAAAAACTCGTTCATATCTACAGAAAAAAATCGCAGATGGAAAACAAACTCAAGAAAAGGGCATAA
- a CDS encoding tetratricopeptide repeat protein, translating into MLIPFLTWISFSDSLHSEASPLQETQAENLLRIAEEAFKDRKFHKSIEEIKSFLILYPSSKFKNKAYQVLKNNYSRLGRPEKVLEINLHQYAQEPNSSQGLNAFFEAGKLYLEIGEESKARDVFKSICSQSFSRELAEKASLELSEWEILSGSKTEMSECGEK; encoded by the coding sequence ATACTGATCCCATTCTTAACTTGGATCTCCTTTTCCGATTCCCTCCATTCGGAAGCGAGCCCCCTCCAGGAAACTCAGGCGGAAAATCTCCTCAGAATCGCGGAAGAAGCCTTCAAGGATCGGAAATTCCATAAATCGATCGAAGAAATTAAAAGTTTTCTGATTCTTTATCCTTCGAGTAAGTTCAAAAACAAGGCCTACCAGGTTTTAAAGAACAACTATTCCAGACTTGGTCGTCCGGAAAAAGTCCTCGAAATCAATCTGCATCAGTACGCTCAGGAACCGAATTCTTCCCAAGGTTTGAACGCCTTTTTCGAAGCCGGTAAACTCTACCTTGAAATCGGAGAGGAAAGTAAGGCGAGAGACGTTTTCAAGTCGATCTGTTCCCAATCCTTTTCCAGAGAACTGGCCGAAAAAGCCTCTTTGGAACTCTCGGAATGGGAGATTTTAAGCGGTTCCAAGACGGAAATGTCGGAATGCGGAGAAAAGTAG
- a CDS encoding LIC10235 family protein, with amino-acid sequence MKPKKISNDDLESLVTGVKSQSLEAVGNYLYKGFRIQVSKYNLSGAERVQLLYQRRRNNGLCIVCGTKVSKKNPSSGKLYRLCEHHRKTIDKKK; translated from the coding sequence ATGAAACCAAAAAAAATTTCGAACGACGATCTTGAGTCCCTGGTAACAGGTGTTAAATCTCAATCCTTAGAAGCAGTGGGGAATTATCTATATAAAGGATTCAGAATACAGGTTAGTAAATATAATCTGTCCGGCGCTGAAAGAGTTCAACTTCTCTATCAAAGAAGAAGAAACAACGGCCTTTGTATCGTATGCGGAACGAAAGTCTCCAAAAAGAACCCTTCCTCCGGCAAACTTTATAGGCTTTGCGAACACCACCGCAAGACAATCGATAAGAAAAAGTAA
- a CDS encoding tyrosine-type recombinase/integrase, protein MTLYETNSDIYGNKKILTNLEIKRLIDECRNNPNHYVWIRFLFLFGLKQEELVGIRVIDVNIKERILRIRGFQRRKDRRLDIPLCLLKDFYGAIQGRMPEEYLFPGRNGRLHPKTIQKLLQKLKRKTGIEVNVPKIRETIAVRMDANGNSIRFISEYLGFKTRRATYKLIGKKSKSEPVKIFSLDEILDIGA, encoded by the coding sequence ATGACCTTATACGAAACGAATTCCGATATATACGGAAATAAAAAAATTCTTACCAACCTCGAAATCAAACGGCTGATCGACGAATGCAGAAACAATCCGAATCATTACGTTTGGATCCGATTTCTGTTTCTCTTCGGATTAAAACAGGAAGAGCTGGTCGGAATTCGGGTCATCGACGTAAACATAAAGGAAAGAATATTACGAATTCGTGGATTTCAAAGAAGAAAGGATCGTCGTCTGGACATTCCGCTTTGTCTTTTGAAGGATTTTTACGGAGCGATTCAAGGAAGAATGCCCGAGGAATATTTATTTCCCGGAAGAAACGGAAGGCTTCATCCGAAAACGATTCAGAAACTTCTACAAAAATTGAAACGTAAGACGGGAATCGAAGTGAACGTTCCGAAAATCAGAGAGACAATCGCCGTTCGTATGGACGCGAACGGAAATTCAATCCGATTTATCTCCGAGTATCTCGGATTTAAAACAAGGCGCGCTACCTATAAGTTGATCGGGAAAAAATCGAAGTCCGAACCGGTAAAAATATTTTCTTTGGATGAAATTCTAGATATCGGAGCTTAA
- a CDS encoding STAS domain-containing protein produces MEIKTKKIGKHTLVALNGRLDIGHSDEVEAKLLDDVQSGQGDILINLENISYISSSGIRIFVGMVRELEKQGRKLKLCCITPPVKKVFDVVELLDLFEVYETESSALDSLT; encoded by the coding sequence TTGGAAATTAAAACGAAAAAGATCGGTAAGCACACTCTGGTTGCGCTCAACGGTAGGCTGGATATCGGACATTCAGACGAAGTCGAAGCGAAGTTACTGGATGATGTTCAGTCCGGACAGGGCGATATCTTAATCAACCTGGAAAATATTTCTTACATTTCATCCTCTGGGATTCGTATCTTTGTCGGTATGGTCAGAGAGTTGGAAAAGCAGGGAAGAAAGTTGAAACTTTGTTGTATCACTCCTCCCGTAAAAAAAGTATTCGATGTGGTCGAACTCTTAGATCTGTTTGAAGTGTACGAAACAGAAAGTTCCGCTCTCGATTCGCTTACCTAA